From a single Aneurinibacillus sp. REN35 genomic region:
- the rimI gene encoding ribosomal protein S18-alanine N-acetyltransferase has translation MADEYMIRRMEIKDLDDIGEVERLSFSTPWSRDSFINELKKNVFARYFAVEAAGRVIGYGGMWLVLDEAHITNIAIHPEYRGHHLGEQLMHRLMAFAAQSGALAMTLEVRRSNEAAKRLYRKLGFVEEGVRPGYYTDNGEDAIIMWVRLDDKQLEAESI, from the coding sequence ATGGCAGATGAATACATGATTCGTCGTATGGAAATAAAAGATCTTGATGATATTGGAGAAGTGGAGAGGCTTTCGTTTTCTACACCGTGGTCAAGAGATTCCTTTATTAATGAGCTAAAAAAGAATGTGTTTGCCAGGTATTTTGCTGTGGAAGCAGCCGGGCGTGTCATCGGATACGGCGGCATGTGGCTGGTGCTTGATGAAGCGCATATCACCAATATTGCTATTCACCCTGAGTACCGCGGACATCATCTAGGCGAGCAGTTGATGCATCGTCTGATGGCATTTGCCGCACAATCCGGTGCTCTGGCGATGACACTTGAAGTGCGCCGAAGTAATGAGGCAGCGAAGCGGTTGTACAGGAAGCTTGGGTTCGTAGAAGAAGGTGTGCGTCCCGGCTATTATACTGATAATGGAGAAGATGCCATTATAATGTGGGTGAGGTTAGATGACAAACAATTGGAAGCAGAAAGTATATAG
- the tsaB gene encoding tRNA (adenosine(37)-N6)-threonylcarbamoyltransferase complex dimerization subunit type 1 TsaB, with protein sequence MAILAIDTSNFSLSIAVCSEDKVLGECVTNMKKNHSIRLMPMVSQLLDEVEVDPSELTAIAVARGPGSYTGVRIGVATAKSMAWSLSIPLLGISSLEALAWNGAYFPGRIVPFFDARRGQVYTGVYKKTQTGGVDLVGAERIVLLKQALEEWKEADAKEPILFLSDDIAIHEAAIMDTLGEQAVLAPPSYRVPRAAHLAMAGWSALREKRVEDTQAFAPVYLQLAEAEAKWLAGQKK encoded by the coding sequence ATGGCCATTCTGGCAATTGATACTTCGAATTTTAGTTTAAGCATAGCGGTGTGTAGTGAGGACAAAGTGCTTGGTGAGTGCGTCACCAATATGAAAAAAAATCACAGTATAAGGCTGATGCCAATGGTCAGTCAACTGCTTGATGAGGTGGAAGTGGACCCGTCTGAGCTGACCGCGATTGCGGTAGCGCGCGGACCGGGGTCATATACGGGCGTCCGCATAGGAGTAGCCACAGCCAAAAGCATGGCCTGGTCTCTGTCGATTCCGCTGCTGGGGATATCGAGTCTTGAAGCACTGGCCTGGAACGGCGCCTATTTTCCAGGACGAATTGTTCCGTTTTTTGATGCGCGTCGTGGACAGGTATATACGGGTGTATATAAGAAAACACAGACAGGCGGTGTTGACCTTGTGGGAGCAGAACGGATCGTACTGCTCAAGCAGGCGTTGGAAGAGTGGAAGGAAGCAGATGCAAAGGAGCCAATTTTATTCCTGAGCGATGATATCGCCATCCATGAAGCCGCTATTATGGACACGCTGGGGGAGCAGGCAGTACTTGCACCACCATCTTATAGAGTGCCACGCGCAGCCCATCTTGCTATGGCAGGCTGGAGCGCTCTTAGAGAAAAACGGGTTGAAGATACACAAGCATTTGCCCCTGTCTACCTTCAATTGGCGGAAGCTGAAGCCAAATGGCTTGCTGGTCAGAAGAAGTAG
- the tsaE gene encoding tRNA (adenosine(37)-N6)-threonylcarbamoyltransferase complex ATPase subunit type 1 TsaE, with amino-acid sequence MKQTNTYTFYSHSAEDTQALADRIGRLAEPGDVLTLSGDLGAGKTSFTQGLARGMGISGVVNSPTFTIIKEYMGRLPLYHMDVYRMEDELEDLGFDEYFYGDGVTVVEWPQIIAEQLPEERCDVVITRGEGDERMLVFTPHGRRYEIVCEAIKHGHSGN; translated from the coding sequence ATGAAACAGACGAATACCTATACATTCTATAGCCATTCGGCGGAAGATACGCAGGCTTTGGCCGATCGGATCGGTCGTCTTGCAGAGCCAGGAGATGTGCTCACACTATCAGGTGATTTAGGCGCAGGAAAGACAAGTTTTACGCAGGGACTTGCCCGCGGCATGGGAATAAGCGGTGTAGTGAATAGTCCAACGTTTACAATTATTAAGGAATATATGGGCCGTCTGCCTCTTTACCATATGGATGTATATCGTATGGAAGACGAACTAGAAGACTTAGGGTTTGATGAATATTTTTATGGCGACGGCGTGACGGTAGTAGAGTGGCCGCAGATAATCGCCGAGCAGCTTCCCGAAGAACGCTGTGACGTAGTGATTACGCGCGGGGAAGGGGATGAGCGCATGCTTGTCTTTACTCCGCACGGTCGAAGATACGAAATAGTATGCGAGGCGATAAAGCATGGCCATTCTGGCAATTGA
- the thiL gene encoding thiamine-phosphate kinase, whose protein sequence is MAEKRRDEFGLISYLTERHNMPASLAGRVPVGNGDDAAVVSSRPGYDFIACCDTIVENVHFKRETMLPHDIGYKALASNISDVAAMGGIPLFYLVSLGLPQTWQEEELAEIYEGMAELASHHQMALIGGDTVAVPGPLTLTVTVLGEVEQGAALRRSSAQPGDVVFVTGTVGDSGAGLHVLLQEGVAIHHVPAEWSSLTDRHRRPSPDVEAGRILAASGFRIAVNDISDGLASEAWEIAEASSVRLILDEANIPLNEASKRLAQESGKRALDWAYYGGEDYHLIGCVAAEHREALSRLFAAKSLPLYWIGSVQAGEVGVQLRGRNGDVTQIPKKGYNHFNDDK, encoded by the coding sequence ATGGCAGAGAAGCGGCGCGATGAATTTGGCTTGATTTCCTATTTGACGGAGCGGCACAATATGCCGGCATCGCTTGCGGGACGAGTTCCGGTAGGGAATGGCGATGACGCAGCCGTGGTAAGCAGTCGTCCTGGATATGACTTTATTGCCTGCTGCGATACAATAGTAGAGAATGTACATTTCAAGCGGGAGACGATGCTCCCGCATGATATCGGATATAAAGCGTTGGCATCAAACATTAGCGATGTGGCCGCGATGGGGGGTATCCCGCTTTTCTATCTTGTATCGCTAGGATTACCCCAGACTTGGCAGGAAGAAGAATTGGCAGAGATATATGAAGGGATGGCTGAGTTAGCATCACATCATCAGATGGCTTTAATTGGCGGTGATACGGTGGCTGTGCCGGGTCCGCTTACGCTGACGGTTACTGTCCTTGGCGAAGTAGAGCAAGGAGCAGCTCTGCGCCGCAGCAGTGCACAACCGGGAGACGTCGTATTTGTGACCGGTACGGTGGGTGATTCCGGTGCCGGTCTTCATGTTCTGCTGCAGGAAGGTGTTGCTATACACCATGTGCCTGCCGAGTGGTCATCACTTACTGATCGACACCGCCGACCTTCACCGGACGTAGAAGCGGGACGCATTCTAGCGGCAAGTGGTTTTCGCATAGCGGTTAATGATATTAGTGATGGTTTGGCAAGCGAGGCATGGGAGATTGCTGAGGCAAGCAGTGTGCGTCTCATCCTTGACGAAGCGAATATCCCACTAAACGAAGCTTCCAAGCGTCTGGCTCAAGAGAGTGGGAAGCGTGCGCTGGATTGGGCGTATTACGGGGGGGAAGATTATCATCTGATCGGCTGTGTCGCCGCGGAGCATCGGGAGGCACTTAGTCGATTATTTGCTGCTAAAAGCTTGCCCCTCTACTGGATCGGTAGCGTACAGGCAGGTGAAGTCGGTGTGCAGTTGCGTGGACGCAATGGAGACGTCACGCAGATTCCGAAAAAAGGGTATAATCATTTTAATGACGATAAGTGA
- a CDS encoding SprT family protein: MTDGQLQQLVEQISTEYFQRPFAHHAYFNARLKTTGGRYVLRTHNIELNPKHYEKYGIEELIGIIKHELCHYHLHLTGGGYKHRDSDFRRLLAQVGGSRYCQSVAAPKKETYRYELVCTDCGTRYLRKRRMNTNKYVCGKCRGHLKLKELEEKHGREAAR; this comes from the coding sequence ATAACAGACGGGCAACTGCAGCAGCTCGTCGAGCAAATCTCCACAGAATACTTCCAACGTCCTTTCGCACACCATGCATATTTCAATGCGAGATTGAAAACAACCGGTGGACGTTATGTCCTGCGGACGCATAACATCGAGCTTAATCCTAAACATTATGAGAAATACGGTATCGAAGAGTTAATCGGGATTATTAAGCACGAACTTTGCCATTATCACCTTCACCTAACTGGCGGAGGATATAAGCATAGAGATTCGGACTTTAGAAGGCTGCTTGCTCAGGTGGGCGGCAGTAGGTACTGCCAATCTGTAGCTGCGCCTAAAAAGGAGACATACCGCTATGAGCTGGTATGTACGGATTGCGGTACAAGGTATTTGCGTAAGCGGCGGATGAATACGAATAAATATGTGTGTGGAAAATGTAGAGGACACTTAAAGCTGAAGGAGTTGGAGGAGAAGCATGGCAGAGAAGCGGCGCGATGA
- a CDS encoding hydrolase/acyltransferase: MRYCILSTEKKLQFVAMPDSYMYQLVALLRRLHKEIDKLTISDRPILPIPVAECADLEVHAENVHVLQGIDYLAGLEQQFANLKEENYPLISLLTEIRALHAQLEYLIEEDEYE; encoded by the coding sequence ATGCGCTACTGTATTTTATCGACAGAAAAAAAACTACAATTCGTCGCTATGCCTGACAGCTATATGTATCAGCTTGTTGCGCTGCTGCGTCGGCTTCACAAAGAAATCGACAAGCTTACAATCTCAGACCGTCCTATACTGCCCATACCAGTCGCTGAATGCGCCGATCTTGAAGTACACGCAGAGAATGTTCATGTACTTCAAGGGATTGATTACTTGGCGGGCTTAGAACAACAATTCGCGAATCTAAAAGAAGAGAACTATCCATTGATCTCACTGCTCACTGAGATTCGTGCACTGCACGCACAGCTTGAATATCTCATCGAAGAAGACGAATACGAGTAA
- the cmpA gene encoding cortex morphogenetic protein CmpA — protein MPQWLKRQLMRAFQTKNRRQILLLNDCWFLYIDKQGGRS, from the coding sequence ATGCCGCAGTGGCTGAAACGTCAATTAATGAGAGCTTTTCAGACAAAAAACAGGCGGCAGATTCTGCTGCTCAACGATTGCTGGTTCTTATACATCGATAAGCAGGGGGGGCGAAGCTAA
- a CDS encoding Tex family protein, translating to MEIKQMISVIAEELHITQQQIERTVALLDEGSTVPFIARYRKEMTGMLDENQIRTIQERVQYLRQLEERKEEVIRLIAEQDKLTDELEHQIREAIKLQQVEDLYRPFKQKRRTRATTAKEKGLAPLAEFILSARTGSVAEEAAKYVDVEKSVNTVEEALQGASDIIAELVADDPAVRSWVRDYTMKRGVLSTVKKEDEPSGKNVYEMYYEYNEPVGRMAPHRVLAVNRAEREGILRVKIELDSASVLQYLERKWIRKDSIAADLLMATLEDSYKRLIAPAVEREVRNLLTEKAEEQAIHIFSENLRQLLLQAPLRNRVVLALDPAYRTGCKTAVIDETGKLLEVVVVYPTPPQSKIQEAKRVLAGLIEKYGVQVVAIGNGTASRETEQFAAELLRELGQDISYIIVNEAGASVYSASKLAGEEFPNLDVAERSAVSIGRRLQDPLAELVKIDPKSIGVGQYQHDVSQSKLSDSLQFVVESAVNYVGVDANTASPSLLQYVSGVSKQVAKNIVAYREELGKYTSRTQLKKVPRLGAKTYEQSIGFLRISEGENPLDNTPIHPESYTSVAALLQEIDIRPEDITREDAKEKLGRINIKEMAQKLGIGEPTLHDIVASLLRPGRDPREELHKPLLKKDILDIKDLAKGMELEGTVRNVVDFGAFVDIGLKNDGLVHISQLSRRFIKHPLDVVSVGEIVTVWVKDIDVQKGRVGLTMLGPEGK from the coding sequence ATGGAAATAAAGCAAATGATCTCGGTTATCGCAGAAGAACTGCATATTACGCAGCAGCAGATAGAACGTACTGTTGCGCTGCTTGATGAAGGAAGCACGGTCCCGTTTATCGCTCGATATCGTAAAGAAATGACAGGGATGCTTGATGAAAACCAGATTCGTACAATCCAGGAGCGCGTGCAGTATCTACGGCAGCTAGAAGAGAGAAAAGAAGAGGTTATTCGCCTGATCGCCGAGCAGGATAAGCTCACAGATGAGTTGGAGCATCAGATCAGGGAAGCCATTAAGCTCCAACAGGTAGAGGATTTGTATCGACCATTCAAACAGAAGCGCCGCACTCGGGCAACGACAGCCAAAGAAAAAGGGCTTGCACCGCTGGCCGAATTCATATTATCCGCACGTACAGGAAGTGTGGCAGAAGAAGCAGCGAAATATGTAGATGTCGAAAAGAGTGTCAATACCGTAGAAGAAGCTTTGCAGGGGGCATCGGATATTATTGCTGAGCTTGTTGCAGATGATCCGGCTGTTCGTAGCTGGGTACGGGATTATACGATGAAACGCGGTGTACTATCCACCGTGAAGAAGGAAGATGAGCCGTCCGGCAAAAATGTATACGAGATGTATTATGAGTATAATGAACCGGTAGGCCGCATGGCTCCCCATCGCGTTCTCGCTGTAAATCGTGCGGAACGAGAAGGCATTCTTCGGGTAAAGATCGAGTTAGATTCCGCCTCCGTTCTACAGTACTTAGAACGGAAATGGATTCGCAAAGATAGTATTGCTGCGGATCTGCTTATGGCAACGCTTGAAGACAGTTATAAGCGCCTGATTGCACCTGCTGTCGAACGGGAAGTGCGTAATCTGCTGACAGAAAAAGCGGAGGAGCAGGCGATTCATATTTTCTCTGAGAATCTGCGCCAGCTTCTCCTGCAAGCGCCGCTGCGCAACCGTGTAGTGCTAGCGCTTGATCCGGCATATCGTACCGGTTGTAAGACTGCCGTTATTGATGAAACAGGCAAGCTGCTTGAGGTTGTCGTCGTGTATCCGACACCGCCACAGAGCAAGATTCAAGAAGCAAAGCGTGTGCTTGCCGGGTTGATTGAAAAATACGGGGTTCAGGTTGTTGCGATCGGCAATGGTACGGCTTCAAGAGAGACAGAGCAATTTGCTGCTGAACTGCTCAGAGAGTTAGGGCAGGATATCTCATATATTATTGTTAATGAAGCGGGGGCGAGCGTATATTCCGCTTCTAAACTGGCGGGAGAAGAATTTCCTAATCTGGATGTAGCGGAGCGGAGTGCCGTATCAATAGGACGTCGACTGCAGGACCCACTTGCCGAACTGGTTAAAATCGATCCGAAATCTATCGGTGTAGGTCAGTATCAGCACGATGTATCACAGAGCAAATTATCGGATAGCTTACAATTTGTCGTTGAATCTGCGGTGAACTATGTAGGAGTCGATGCGAATACGGCCTCTCCATCTCTATTGCAGTACGTATCGGGGGTATCGAAGCAGGTAGCAAAAAATATTGTCGCATATCGTGAAGAATTGGGTAAATACACCTCACGTACACAGTTGAAAAAAGTACCGCGCCTTGGCGCGAAAACATATGAGCAATCCATTGGTTTTTTGCGTATTAGCGAGGGAGAGAATCCGCTTGATAATACTCCCATCCACCCGGAATCGTATACAAGTGTAGCGGCATTGCTGCAGGAGATTGACATCCGACCAGAAGACATTACGCGCGAGGATGCTAAAGAGAAGCTTGGGAGGATAAATATAAAGGAGATGGCACAAAAGCTTGGTATCGGAGAGCCGACGCTGCATGACATCGTAGCCAGTCTGCTGCGTCCCGGACGTGATCCGCGCGAAGAACTGCATAAGCCGCTGCTAAAAAAAGATATTCTCGATATTAAGGATCTTGCCAAAGGAATGGAGCTTGAAGGTACGGTGCGCAATGTAGTGGACTTTGGCGCATTTGTGGATATTGGCTTGAAGAATGACGGTTTGGTTCATATCTCGCAATTGAGCCGCCGCTTTATTAAACATCCTCTTGACGTTGTCTCTGTCGGTGAAATCGTAACAGTATGGGTAAAGGACATTGATGTGCAGAAGGGCCGGGTCGGATTGACGATGCTTGGACCGGAAGGGAAATAA
- a CDS encoding type II toxin-antitoxin system PemK/MazF family toxin encodes MIVKRGDVYFADLSPVVGSEQGGVRPVLVIQNDIGNRFSPTVIVAAITAQIQKAKLPTHVEIDAKTYAFDRDSVILLEQIRTIDKQRLTDKITHLDEEMMERVNDALQISLGLINF; translated from the coding sequence GTGATCGTGAAGCGTGGCGACGTATATTTTGCGGATTTATCCCCGGTTGTCGGATCAGAGCAGGGCGGGGTCCGTCCCGTGTTGGTCATACAGAATGATATAGGGAACCGTTTCAGTCCGACAGTAATCGTCGCAGCCATTACGGCACAAATACAAAAAGCTAAGTTGCCTACTCATGTGGAGATCGATGCGAAGACGTATGCATTTGACCGGGATTCCGTCATTCTTCTTGAACAGATACGTACGATCGATAAACAGCGGCTAACGGATAAGATCACACACCTGGACGAGGAAATGATGGAGCGGGTAAATGACGCTCTCCAGATTAGTTTAGGACTCATTAATTTTTAA
- a CDS encoding CopG family ribbon-helix-helix protein produces the protein MVLSKMDTKRIMISLPDHLLQEVDGLVKKEKSNRSEFIRQAMRLYLKERKKRHIREMMQRGYMEMANINLHMASEAFQAEEEADLTLGRLVSGV, from the coding sequence ATGGTCTTGTCTAAAATGGACACGAAGCGTATCATGATTAGTTTGCCAGATCATCTATTACAGGAAGTGGATGGATTGGTTAAGAAGGAAAAGTCAAATCGCAGTGAATTTATTCGTCAAGCAATGAGACTGTATCTGAAAGAACGTAAAAAGCGTCATATCCGTGAGATGATGCAGCGCGGATATATGGAGATGGCAAACATCAATTTGCATATGGCAAGCGAGGCCTTTCAAGCCGAAGAAGAAGCCGATCTGACGTTGGGACGTTTAGTGAGCGGGGTGTAG